A single region of the Brienomyrus brachyistius isolate T26 chromosome 10, BBRACH_0.4, whole genome shotgun sequence genome encodes:
- the rin1b gene encoding ras and Rab interactor 2 isoform X4 — translation MGIEFWSSHLNNGQPSTDQLADGSAPQDRPGPSLEMCMQRTRGCQGALCFINPLFLQEPPSRGALHKRHRFKRSLRVRVSTETSCSLSPTSTSPPVGLPPSGGPEDQDCMRKRATTAAPPLRRTPALSPTSEEDDYQIPHTAGAEPPVPGEEAMVDAGLALERQRAPSLSELDSSSSFSSLEEAEERPVAPALCRASAAFVSLFAPEKRVAQLVEELSRDRRSAFGSLVQDFLRRHQEELKPSAVLLPARELLQGLRLFLSQAKGFLLDCGELEPPIETLVPENEKDLALEKAMFGCVLKPLKAQLDQALLALHTQDGSTQRMVESLRASQEGLPEHFGVRVGILDSHGVERARQKLLLMQRAYSPIDKVLLLLQVCKSVYKAMGNSDQGFGAEDFLPALSYVIVQCNMPELHIEVEYMMELLEPTWLTGEGGYYLTSVYASLCLIQSQAGGNAVGKLTSEAQESLREWSQRRNQEAQNQREAQQNQRFVRVLFQDGEHSAVRTLLWKAGEGGDALAQLCATKFAVAEPEHYTLCWRHGGETQPVQPHVQLQDLPLTSGGTPTFLFLRSDQDFSKMRKLTRGGAVDLGESVCEE, via the exons ATGGGGATAG agttctggagtTCCCACTTGAATAATGGGCAGCCCTCAACAGACCAGCTGGCTGATGGCTCCGCACCACAAGACAGACCGGGCCCATCCCTGGAGATGTGCATGCAGCGTACCCGGGGCTGCCAGGGGGCACTGTGCTTCATCAACCCCCTTTTCCTGCAGGAGCCTCCCAGCCGTGGTGCCCTGCACAAGCGCCACCGCTTCAAGCGCAGCCTGCGGGTCCGCGTTTCCACAGAGACTTCCTGCAGTTTGTCTCCAACCTCCACCTCACCCCCGGTGGGTCTGCCACCCTCTGGTGGCCCAGAGGACCAAGACTGCATGAGGAAAAGGGCCACAACAGCAGCACCCCCTCTGAGGAGAACCCCCGCGCTCTCACCAACCTCCGAAGAGGATGATTACCAGATACCACATACTGCG GGTGCTGAGCCCCCCGTCCCTGGGGAGGAGGCTATGGTAGATGCCGGGCTGGCCTTGGAGCGCCAGCGGGCGCCCTCCCTCTCTGAGCTGGACAgcagcagctccttcagtagcCTGGAAGAGGCGGAGGAGCGGCCGGTGGCGCCCGCCCTCTGCAGGGCCAGCGCTGCCTTTGTGTCGCTTTTCGCCCCTGAGAAACGCGTGGCCCAGCTGGTGGAGGAGCTATCCCGGGACCGGCGCTCAGCCTTCGGCTCACTGGTGCAGGACTTCCTGCGGCGCCACCAGGAGGAGCTCAAGCCCTCTGCTGTGCTGCTGCCGGCCAGGGAGCTGCTGCAAGGCCTGCGTCTCTTCCTGTCCCAGGCCAAGGGCTTCCTGCTGGACTGCGGGGAGCTGGAGCCCCCTATTGAGACCCTGGTGCCCGAGAACGAGAAAG ACTTGGCCCTGGAGAAGGCCATGTTTGGCTGTGTTCTGAAGCCCCTGAAGGCCCAGCTGGACCAGGCTCTGCTAGCTCTACACACCCAGGACGGCTCCACCCAGAGGATGGTGGAGAGTCTGCGTGCCAGCCAGGAGGGCCTGCCGGAACACTTTGGGGTGCGGGTGGGCATACTGGACTCCCACGGAGTGGAGAGGGCACGTCAGAAGTTGCTGCTCATGCAGCGGGCATATTCCCCAATAGACAAggttctgctgctgctgcaagTATGCAAGAGTGTCTATAAGGCCATGGGCAATTCAG ACCAGGGATTTGGGGCTGAGGACTTCCTCCCAGCCCTGTCTTATGTTATCGTGCAGTGCAACATGCCAGAGCTCCACATAGAGGTGGAGTACATGATGGAGCTGCTGGAGCCCACTTGGCTCACAGGGGAGG GAGGGTACTATTTGACAAGTGTCTATGCCAGCCTGTGCCTTATCCAGAGTCAGGCAGGGGGCAATGCTGTAGGCAAACTGACCAGTGAGGCTCAGGAATCTCTCAGAGAGTGGAGTCAACGCCGAAATCAGGAGGCCCAGAATCAGAGGGAAGCCCAGCAGAACCAG AGGTTCGTGCGCGTGCTCTTCCAGGACGGCGAGCACAGCGCCGTGCGGACACTACTGTGGAAGGCGGGTGAAGGCGGCGACGCCCTTGCCCAACTCTGCGCCACCAAGTTCGCTGTGGCTGAGCCTGAGCACTACACCCTCTGCTGGCGACATGGCGGAGAGACGCAGCCAGTGCAGCCCCATGTCCAGCTGCAGGACCTGCCCCTCACCAGCGGGGGCACCCCCACGTTCCTGTTCCTGCGCTCTGACCAGGACTTTAGCAAGATGAGGAAACTGACCAGAGGGGGTGCTGTGGACCTGGGGGAGTCTGTGTGTGAGGAGTAG